Proteins encoded in a region of the bacterium genome:
- a CDS encoding Hsp20/alpha crystallin family protein translates to MSMLRWDPFFFEDVGGLRRTMDRMFDELLLRNPLRTGTPAIPKVWEPPIEMFETNTEVVVRAELPNIDPKKVDITVLEDTITLKGETKHEEEIKERHYFYRELVHGAFTRTLKLPAPVKGPEAKAVYKDGVLEVKIPKAEIVKPIPVKVQMAA, encoded by the coding sequence ATGAGCATGCTGAGGTGGGATCCGTTCTTCTTTGAGGATGTGGGCGGCCTTCGCCGGACGATGGATCGGATGTTTGATGAGCTTTTGCTCAGGAATCCGCTGCGGACGGGCACGCCGGCGATTCCGAAAGTGTGGGAGCCGCCGATCGAGATGTTCGAGACCAACACCGAGGTGGTCGTACGGGCCGAGCTGCCCAACATCGACCCCAAGAAGGTGGACATCACCGTTCTCGAGGACACGATCACGTTGAAGGGCGAGACGAAGCACGAGGAAGAGATCAAAGAGCGCCACTACTTCTATCGTGAGCTGGTGCATGGGGCGTTCACCCGGACGCTCAAGCTGCCCGCGCCCGTGAAGGGCCCGGAGGCCAAAGCGGTCTACAAGGACGGCGTGCTGGAGGTCAAGATTCCGAAGGCGGAGATCGTGAAGCCGATACCGGTGAAGGTGCAGATGGCGGCCTAG
- a CDS encoding carbohydrate ABC transporter permease, translated as MTAALKITGRYLSVAAVLAVVVLPAYWVVINSVKTLPELISPVPTFWPHTFTLQHYTDLFTQIPFGTYFRNSLVVALAVTGITLALSSLAAYSLYRCRYRGRELLFEAFMSSYIFPRVLLLIPLYVAFTRLRIIDTLAALVIVYVTTIAPFSIWMLRAFFTEVPLELEDAAMVDGAGRFQVLVRIFLPLTATGLTALGLYAFLMSWTEYFFALAFIISGPHKTLPLGMAQFLQDYSIDWGVLMASSVIIAIPPVILFAIAGRWFIKGLTAGAIK; from the coding sequence GTGACCGCCGCGCTCAAGATCACCGGCCGCTATCTCTCCGTCGCCGCGGTCCTGGCCGTCGTCGTGCTGCCCGCGTACTGGGTCGTGATCAACTCGGTGAAGACGCTGCCGGAGCTGATCAGTCCGGTGCCGACCTTCTGGCCGCACACCTTCACGCTGCAGCACTACACGGACCTATTCACGCAGATTCCCTTCGGCACGTACTTCCGCAACAGCCTCGTCGTGGCGCTGGCCGTGACGGGGATCACGCTCGCGCTCTCGAGCCTTGCCGCGTACAGCCTCTACCGCTGCCGCTACCGGGGTCGGGAACTGCTGTTCGAGGCCTTCATGTCGAGCTATATCTTCCCGCGGGTGCTGCTGTTGATCCCGCTGTACGTGGCCTTCACGCGCCTGCGGATCATCGACACGCTGGCGGCGCTCGTGATCGTCTACGTGACGACGATCGCGCCGTTCAGCATCTGGATGCTCCGCGCGTTCTTCACGGAGGTCCCGCTCGAACTGGAAGACGCGGCGATGGTCGATGGCGCGGGCCGGTTCCAGGTGCTCGTCCGGATCTTCCTGCCGCTCACGGCGACGGGGCTCACGGCGCTCGGCCTGTACGCGTTTCTGATGTCCTGGACGGAATACTTTTTCGCGCTGGCGTTCATCATCAGCGGACCGCACAAGACGCTGCCGCTCGGTATGGCGCAGTTCCTGCAGGACTACAGCATCGACTGGGGCGTGCTCATGGCGAGCTCCGTCATCATCGCGATTCCACCCGTCATTCTGTTTGCGATCGCCGGGCGCTGGTTCATCAAAGGCCTCACGGCCGGCGCCATCAAGTAA
- a CDS encoding methyltransferase domain-containing protein, whose protein sequence is MLERFIPAGVRTVDLRKTLAGGEGPYDAGRWAEATGDPRRASMLLRDSPHVRFLEQYRATGEALFERHLLEQTLYFKNAVQSVRLCGSYFGHRTSEGIADQARSFVRLYERTARGDATEVEFTYRRRHSAPASLPVVRETLTPNTFLVSDGHHRLAVAWALGRREVVATAAPPRTPTPLQSLVLACAQTRGRRELYQPIPTVEFDGAWSVVRRCNDRLAMMLEFLSAAGRPLGGLSVLDAACSYGWFVHAFARRGAAAAGVDSDLSALKVGRIAYGLRPEQTVHNDLQTFLSSCGRRWDVVLLLSVLHHFVLHPRRGRAEDLLHAVDRVAGTCLFIDTGQAHERWWRGALARWDDDFVIDFIRRHTSFTRIVPLGTDTDHAGPYRQNYGRTLFACLRT, encoded by the coding sequence GTGCTTGAGCGTTTCATTCCGGCCGGCGTGCGGACCGTCGACCTGCGCAAGACCCTGGCCGGCGGCGAAGGGCCCTACGACGCGGGCCGGTGGGCCGAGGCCACAGGCGACCCGCGGCGGGCCTCCATGCTGCTGCGCGATTCGCCGCACGTGCGGTTTCTCGAGCAGTATCGCGCGACCGGCGAGGCGCTGTTCGAACGGCACCTGCTCGAGCAGACGCTCTACTTCAAGAACGCCGTCCAGTCCGTCAGGCTCTGCGGAAGCTATTTCGGCCACCGCACGTCCGAGGGCATCGCCGACCAGGCCCGATCGTTCGTCCGTCTCTACGAACGTACCGCGCGCGGCGACGCGACCGAAGTGGAGTTCACGTACCGGCGCCGGCACTCGGCGCCCGCGTCGCTCCCCGTTGTCCGTGAAACGCTGACGCCCAACACATTTCTCGTGAGCGACGGGCACCACCGGCTCGCGGTCGCGTGGGCGCTCGGCCGCCGCGAAGTGGTGGCGACCGCCGCGCCGCCGCGGACCCCGACGCCGCTGCAGTCGCTGGTCCTGGCCTGCGCGCAGACGCGGGGGCGCCGGGAGCTGTACCAGCCTATCCCCACCGTAGAATTCGACGGCGCGTGGAGCGTCGTGCGGCGCTGCAACGATCGGCTGGCGATGATGCTCGAGTTCCTCTCGGCGGCCGGCCGGCCGCTCGGCGGCCTCTCCGTGCTCGACGCGGCCTGCTCTTACGGGTGGTTTGTCCACGCGTTCGCACGCCGCGGCGCCGCGGCGGCCGGCGTCGATTCGGATCTGTCGGCGTTGAAGGTCGGCCGGATCGCCTACGGCCTCCGCCCGGAACAAACGGTGCACAACGATCTACAGACGTTCCTCTCATCCTGCGGCCGCAGGTGGGATGTGGTGCTGCTCCTCAGCGTGCTCCACCACTTCGTGCTGCACCCCAGGCGGGGCCGCGCGGAAGACCTCCTGCACGCGGTGGACAGGGTCGCCGGAACCTGCCTGTTCATCGACACCGGCCAGGCGCACGAACGCTGGTGGCGCGGCGCCCTCGCGCGGTGGGACGACGACTTCGTCATCGACTTCATCCGCCGGCACACATCGTTTACGCGGATCGTGCCGCTCGGGACCGATACGGATCACGCCGGCCCGTACCGCCAGAACTACGGGCGTACGCTCTTCGCCTGCCTCAGGACCTAA
- a CDS encoding amidohydrolase family protein translates to MTSSVTGRNVGGEPVTVTLAGTSIESVRPPRPGETAPGDLWVLPGFVDVQVNGYAGFDLNGANVGPETVAEVVRALWTRGVTRFCPTICTAGHRRMTAALRAVARACDEIELVDRAVVGIHVEGPYISPEDGPRGAHPKDFVRLPDWSEVQAFQDAAGGRIRLFTLAPELPGAIDLIERLSRAGVVPAIGHTNAAAPDIRAAVDAGARLSTHLGNGAHAVLPRHPNYIWEQLAADALSASLIVDGHHLPPSVVKVFLRAKGIHRCLLVSDAVWLAGRPPGTYQFLSGPVEVAADGAVRIAGTKYLAGSALDLGTAVANVMKFTGVGLADASAMASRQPAALLGRTDVGSLGPGCAADIVLARWPSHDGGFEVVRTIAAGEVVYEP, encoded by the coding sequence ATGACGTCAAGCGTCACGGGCAGGAACGTCGGCGGCGAGCCGGTCACGGTGACGCTCGCCGGGACGTCGATCGAGAGCGTGCGGCCTCCGCGGCCCGGCGAAACCGCGCCGGGCGACCTGTGGGTGCTTCCCGGCTTCGTGGACGTACAAGTAAACGGCTACGCCGGCTTCGACCTCAACGGCGCGAACGTCGGGCCCGAAACGGTCGCCGAGGTCGTGCGGGCGTTGTGGACGCGCGGGGTGACGCGGTTTTGTCCCACGATCTGCACCGCGGGGCACCGCCGGATGACCGCGGCCCTGCGCGCCGTCGCCCGCGCGTGCGACGAGATAGAGTTGGTCGACCGCGCGGTGGTCGGGATCCACGTCGAAGGTCCGTACATCTCGCCGGAGGACGGGCCGCGGGGCGCGCACCCCAAGGATTTCGTCCGCCTCCCGGATTGGTCTGAGGTGCAGGCGTTCCAGGACGCGGCCGGCGGACGGATCCGGCTATTCACGCTGGCGCCGGAGCTGCCGGGCGCAATCGACCTCATCGAGCGTCTGTCGCGCGCGGGCGTCGTTCCGGCAATCGGCCATACCAATGCCGCCGCACCGGATATCCGGGCGGCGGTGGACGCGGGGGCGCGCCTGTCGACGCATCTCGGCAACGGGGCGCACGCGGTGCTGCCCCGGCATCCCAATTACATCTGGGAGCAGCTGGCGGCCGACGCGCTCTCGGCCAGCCTGATCGTGGACGGCCATCACCTCCCGCCGTCCGTCGTGAAGGTGTTCTTGAGGGCGAAGGGGATCCACCGTTGCCTGCTCGTCAGCGATGCGGTATGGCTCGCCGGCCGTCCGCCGGGCACGTATCAGTTTCTCAGCGGCCCGGTCGAGGTCGCCGCGGACGGGGCGGTGCGCATCGCCGGCACCAAGTACCTCGCCGGGTCCGCGCTCGATCTCGGGACCGCGGTCGCGAATGTGATGAAGTTCACCGGAGTCGGACTCGCCGACGCGTCGGCGATGGCGTCGCGTCAACCGGCGGCGCTGCTCGGTCGTACGGATGTCGGATCGCTGGGGCCCGGGTGCGCCGCCGACATCGTGCTGGCCCGGTGGCCGTCGCATGACGGCGGATTCGAAGTCGTCCGGACGATCGCGGCGGGAGAGGTCGTCTACGAGCCCTGA
- a CDS encoding sugar isomerase domain-containing protein — MVTRTVAAPIEQFHRTVGGLLQTVVEETGPEIRRVAGVLADVIAKDHLLYVFGTGGHSTIAAEEMSWRAGGLAAVYPVFDPGVCLVFGGRRSSAIERTPRYARAVLGTYPITPDDVLIVANAYGINACTIDAALWARERRVTTVGITSPDFSKKVPRDHPARHPGGKSLFEVVDYVLDTKMPERDAVLEFAGLTPWVAPVSTILNSFVIQALVAEIAAALLAAGVMPPVWTSGNIPGGDDANRRLIERYAARIRWL, encoded by the coding sequence ATGGTGACCCGGACGGTGGCGGCGCCGATCGAGCAGTTCCACCGCACGGTCGGCGGACTGCTCCAGACCGTGGTGGAGGAAACCGGGCCCGAGATCAGGCGCGTGGCGGGCGTCCTCGCGGACGTCATCGCGAAGGACCACCTGCTGTACGTCTTCGGGACCGGGGGCCACTCCACGATCGCGGCGGAGGAGATGAGCTGGCGAGCCGGCGGCCTGGCGGCGGTCTACCCGGTCTTCGATCCCGGCGTATGCCTCGTGTTTGGCGGCCGGCGGTCGAGCGCGATCGAGCGCACGCCGCGGTACGCCCGGGCGGTGCTGGGCACGTACCCAATCACCCCCGACGACGTACTGATCGTCGCCAACGCCTATGGGATCAACGCCTGCACGATCGACGCGGCGCTGTGGGCGCGGGAGCGGCGGGTCACGACGGTCGGGATCACCTCGCCGGACTTCTCGAAGAAGGTGCCGCGGGACCACCCGGCCCGGCACCCCGGCGGCAAGAGCCTCTTCGAAGTGGTCGACTATGTCCTCGATACCAAGATGCCGGAGCGTGACGCGGTGTTGGAGTTCGCCGGTCTCACGCCGTGGGTGGCGCCGGTGTCCACCATCCTCAACTCGTTCGTGATCCAAGCGCTCGTCGCCGAAATTGCCGCCGCCCTCCTCGCGGCGGGCGTGATGCCGCCCGTCTGGACCAGCGGTAATATCCCCGGCGGCGACGACGCGAACCGTCGGCTGATCGAGCGCTACGCGGCGCGTATCCGGTGGCTGTAG
- the deoC gene encoding deoxyribose-phosphate aldolase, with the protein MIPVTRAALAAMIDQTLLAADASPAEIEAFVATAVAYGFGHVCVLPAALPAARRVTAGTKTGVVAVVSFPLGADLSDVKRASARAALDRGADEIDMVVNLAAARMADGDAVAREVAAVREGMPPGAILKVIIEMPLLTRYRAVVIARAAESGGAQIIKTSTGFKALGIRPTSADDVRLLRSVLKPETGIKAAGGVSSWTQAAAMLEAGATRIGASAGVAIIDEFTAAGAAA; encoded by the coding sequence ATGATTCCGGTCACGCGCGCCGCGCTGGCGGCGATGATCGACCAGACGCTGCTCGCCGCCGACGCCTCGCCGGCCGAGATCGAGGCGTTTGTCGCGACGGCGGTCGCGTACGGGTTCGGCCACGTGTGCGTGTTGCCGGCGGCGCTGCCCGCGGCGCGCCGGGTTACGGCCGGCACGAAAACCGGTGTCGTGGCCGTCGTCAGTTTCCCGCTCGGCGCGGACCTGTCCGACGTGAAGCGCGCGTCGGCGCGCGCCGCGCTCGACCGGGGCGCGGACGAGATCGACATGGTGGTCAACCTTGCGGCGGCCCGCATGGCCGATGGGGATGCCGTGGCGCGAGAGGTCGCGGCGGTGCGGGAGGGCATGCCCCCCGGCGCCATTCTCAAGGTCATCATCGAGATGCCGCTCTTGACGCGGTATCGGGCCGTCGTCATCGCGCGCGCCGCGGAGAGCGGCGGCGCCCAGATCATCAAGACGTCGACCGGTTTCAAGGCGCTCGGCATCCGGCCGACGTCGGCGGACGATGTGCGGCTGCTGCGGTCCGTCCTGAAACCTGAGACGGGGATCAAGGCGGCCGGCGGCGTCTCCTCCTGGACACAGGCGGCCGCGATGTTGGAGGCGGGCGCCACACGCATCGGCGCGAGCGCGGGCGTCGCGATCATCGACGAATTTACGGCGGCCGGCGCCGCGGCCTGA
- a CDS encoding sugar ABC transporter permease, with amino-acid sequence MGGPFAFAAKTLQKDPYFGYLLVLPLVLWTLLTVVYPFVDAMRLSVLNIGYVGTAGRFVGLSNYVRVFVSGEFWHAARVTVLWTALNTVLQVAGGLIAALVLNQEFWGHDVVRSWIILPWLMPSIVLATMAKWMLDPTLGVANYLLAKGGLVHGPVSFLGKPGLAFLTATLVNAWHWFPLFALMMLAALQAIPKEVTEAAEVDGANYWRRLWYVELPSIGAVLAVTVFIASLWAANIFDVIWLLTRGGPANATNTFAILIYYKGFQEFRISAAAAISIVLFAGLLLYGLGYMRRFMRDVGEAES; translated from the coding sequence GTGGGGGGGCCGTTCGCTTTCGCCGCCAAGACGCTCCAGAAAGACCCGTACTTCGGCTACCTGCTCGTCCTGCCGCTCGTGTTGTGGACGCTCTTGACGGTCGTCTACCCGTTCGTCGACGCGATGCGGCTCAGCGTGCTGAACATCGGATACGTCGGGACGGCCGGCCGGTTCGTCGGCCTGTCCAACTACGTCCGGGTCTTCGTGTCCGGGGAGTTCTGGCACGCGGCGCGGGTCACCGTGCTGTGGACCGCGCTCAACACAGTCCTCCAGGTGGCCGGCGGACTCATCGCGGCGCTCGTGCTGAATCAGGAGTTCTGGGGCCACGACGTCGTGCGCAGCTGGATTATTCTCCCGTGGCTGATGCCCTCGATCGTGCTTGCCACGATGGCCAAGTGGATGCTCGACCCGACGCTCGGCGTGGCCAACTATCTGCTCGCGAAGGGCGGCCTGGTCCACGGTCCCGTGTCGTTCCTCGGCAAGCCGGGGCTCGCGTTCCTGACCGCCACCCTCGTCAACGCCTGGCACTGGTTCCCGCTGTTCGCACTCATGATGCTTGCCGCGCTGCAGGCGATCCCGAAAGAAGTCACCGAGGCGGCCGAGGTGGACGGGGCCAACTACTGGCGCCGGCTCTGGTACGTCGAGCTGCCCTCGATCGGCGCGGTGCTCGCCGTCACGGTATTCATCGCGTCGTTGTGGGCGGCGAACATCTTCGACGTCATCTGGCTGCTGACGCGCGGCGGCCCGGCGAACGCGACCAATACCTTCGCGATCCTGATCTACTACAAGGGCTTCCAGGAATTCCGGATCAGCGCCGCGGCGGCGATTTCCATCGTGCTGTTTGCCGGCCTGCTGCTCTACGGCCTGGGGTACATGCGCCGCTTCATGCGCGACGTCGGGGAGGCGGAGTCGTGA
- a CDS encoding extracellular solute-binding protein: protein MMKRRTFLKAGLAMPFALAAGRAADAATAPMPMILWHSEARPTRIKAIQELCAAFNRGQNLIAITPENQDYSNVYMKISAAIQAGRPPDMMFTVPDLTMTVQAAGGKIQDVSAEVASLGGVYRIDPATLRPFTWDGKYWSVPLYNMAEVLWFRTDLFKKAGLDPAQPPKTWSALLSTAQTLVSKGVVKFPVGVAGDWHLATVQQVYPLMCTAKAEDLFDTNGNVVFDNPNTVRAYEMYLKLFRMSPPGSETWQWDQPLNALIAGEVAMVIEKGQYIEQWDLRTKQPPELLGAGPVPTPDTGGQHATATWDNGILLLNATRQGRLGFDAFLDHLYKPENMATLLGVGPGLFLPVTQEAARAKGLRDNPTLNRHFAAFSVEIREEKYGRQLGFTRTPFSKDIGRITGQNLLAWTAQQMIHQGLSPAAAVKAGQQKIRETLT, encoded by the coding sequence ATGATGAAACGGAGGACCTTCCTGAAGGCCGGTCTGGCGATGCCGTTTGCGCTGGCGGCCGGCCGCGCGGCGGACGCCGCGACTGCGCCGATGCCGATGATCCTCTGGCACAGCGAGGCGCGGCCTACCCGCATCAAAGCGATTCAGGAGTTGTGCGCGGCGTTCAACCGCGGCCAGAACCTTATCGCGATCACCCCGGAAAATCAAGACTACAGCAACGTGTACATGAAAATTTCCGCGGCCATCCAGGCCGGGCGTCCCCCCGACATGATGTTCACCGTGCCCGACCTCACGATGACCGTTCAGGCGGCAGGCGGGAAGATCCAGGACGTCAGCGCCGAGGTCGCCTCGCTCGGCGGCGTGTACCGCATCGATCCCGCGACGCTGCGTCCGTTCACGTGGGACGGCAAGTACTGGTCGGTGCCGCTCTACAACATGGCGGAGGTGTTGTGGTTCCGGACCGACTTGTTTAAGAAGGCGGGGCTCGATCCGGCGCAGCCGCCGAAGACCTGGTCGGCGCTGCTCAGCACGGCGCAGACCCTGGTTTCGAAGGGCGTCGTCAAGTTCCCGGTCGGGGTCGCCGGTGACTGGCACCTCGCCACGGTGCAGCAGGTGTACCCGCTCATGTGCACGGCGAAGGCCGAGGACCTGTTCGACACCAACGGCAACGTGGTCTTCGACAACCCCAACACCGTGCGCGCGTACGAGATGTATCTGAAACTGTTCAGAATGTCGCCGCCCGGTTCCGAGACCTGGCAGTGGGACCAGCCGCTCAACGCGCTGATCGCGGGCGAAGTCGCGATGGTGATCGAGAAGGGCCAGTACATCGAGCAGTGGGACCTGCGCACGAAGCAGCCGCCCGAGCTGCTCGGCGCGGGCCCGGTGCCCACTCCCGACACGGGCGGTCAGCACGCCACGGCGACATGGGACAACGGTATCCTGCTCCTCAACGCGACGCGGCAGGGCCGCCTTGGGTTCGACGCGTTCCTCGACCACCTGTACAAGCCGGAGAACATGGCGACCCTGCTCGGCGTGGGGCCGGGGTTGTTCCTGCCGGTGACGCAGGAAGCCGCGAGGGCGAAGGGCCTGCGCGACAACCCGACGCTCAACCGGCACTTCGCCGCGTTCAGCGTGGAGATCCGGGAGGAGAAGTACGGACGGCAGCTCGGTTTTACCAGGACGCCGTTCAGCAAGGACATCGGCCGCATCACGGGCCAGAACCTGCTGGCCTGGACGGCGCAGCAGATGATCCATCAGGGACTGTCGCCCGCCGCGGCGGTGAAGGCAGGACAGCAGAAGATCCGTGAGACCCTCACCTAG